A single window of Ananas comosus cultivar F153 linkage group 17, ASM154086v1, whole genome shotgun sequence DNA harbors:
- the LOC109722701 gene encoding cytochrome P450 78A5-like — translation MRSHLIPINTLFLVILCFSLSSIRSPWLFLSLLVGFSFLLSFFFSTWLVAGGFAWRRFCGNTKTAPGPIGWPILGCLPIMGPLAHRKLAGLAETHDARRLMAVSLGATPVIVSSRPDTAREILHGPAFCDRPVKAAARGLMFERAIGFAPAGDHWRHLRHIAATNMFSPRKVAALEGLRRRAADSMVGRVWREMEEREKVVVREVLQEGSLETMVKSVFGESLGEEDRVELVKMVKEGYELIGKFNLEDYFPLMGGLLDFYGVGRRCNKLGDRVRALVGKIVEERRVKGDYNMQHDFLSLMLTLPKEESLRDSDIIAVLWEMIFRGADVVAVLLEWIMARLVLHPNIQARIQAELDSVIGTRPVSDAEIPKLRYLQAVVKETLRMHPPGPLLSWARLAVCDAHVDKFFVPAGTTAMVNMWAITHDGSIWKDPWAFRPERFLEEDVSIMGSDLRLAPFGSGRRVCPGRVLGLTTVHLWLARLAQEYIWSAGRPVQLSERLQLSMEMKRPLVCRVVRRSRTSCEVGHDEM, via the exons ATGAGAAGCCACTTGATACCAATAAACACCCTCTTCTTAGTCATTTTatgcttttctctctcttctatccGTTCTCCAtggctctttctctctcttctcgtcGGTTTCTCTTTCCTGttatctttcttcttctctacttGGCTAGTAGCTGGTGGTTTTGCATGGCGTAGGTTTTGCGGGAATACCAAAACAGCCCCTGGCCCAATAGGGTGGCCAATATTGGGCTGCCTCCCTATAATGGGCCCCCTTGCGCACCGTAAGCTCGCGGGGCTTGCGGAGACCCACGACGCCCGCCGCCTCATGGCCGTCAGCCTCGGCGCCACCCCGGTGATCGTCAGCAGCCGCCCCGACACCGCCCGCGAGATCCTCCACGGGCCGGCATTCTGCGACCGGCCCGTGAAGGCAGCGGCCCGCGGGCTGATGTTCGAGCGGGCCATCGGCTTCGCCCCTGCGGGGGACCACTGGCGCCACCTCCGGCACATCGCGGCCACCAACATGTTCTCCCCCCGGAAGGTGGCGGCCCTCGAGGGCctccggcggcgcgcggcggacAGCATGGTAGGAAGGGTGTGGAGGGagatggaggagagagaaaaggtggTGGTGAGGGAGGTGCTTCAAGAGGGGTCTTTGGAGACCATGGTTAAGAGTGTGTTTGGGGAGTCACTTGGGGAGGAGGATAGAGTGGAGTTAGTTAAAATGGTTAAGGAAGGGTATGAGTTGATAGGGAAGTTTAATTTGGAGGATTATTTTCCATTGATGGGTGGTCTCTTGGATTTTTATGGGGTAGGGAGGAGGTGCAATAAATTGGGTGATAGAGTTAGGGCTCTTGTTGGCAAAATAGTAGAAGAGAGGAGAGTAAAGGGAGACTACAACATGCAACATGACTTTCTCAGCTTGATGCTCACTCTACCAAAGGAAGAGAGTTTAAGGGATTCAGATATCATTGCAGTGCTCtgg GAAATGATATTCCGAGGAGCGGATGTAGTCGCGGTACTATTGGAGTGGATCATGGCTAGATTGGTCTTGCACCCAAACATTCAGGCCAGAATCCAAGCAGAACTCGACTCAGTAATCGGTACCCGACCTGTATCCGATGCGGAGATACCGAAACTCCGATACCTCCAAGCGGTCGTCAAGGAAACCCTAAGGATGCATCCGCCGGGCCCCCTTCTCTCTTGGGCCCGATTAGCGGTCTGTGACGCCCATGTCGACAAGTTCTTCGTGCCAGCGGGGACGACGGCGATGGTGAACATGTGGGCCATAACCCATGACGGGTCCATATGGAAGGACCCGTGGGCCTTCCGGCCCGAGCGGTTCCTTGAGGAGGATGTTAGCATAATGGGTTCGGATTTAAGGCTCGCGCCATTCGGGTCGGGCCGGCGGGTTTGCCCCGGTAGGGTGTTGGGGCTGACGACGGTGCACCTGTGGCTGGCGCGGCTCGCACAAGAGTACATTTGGTCTGCCGGTCGACCGGTCCAGCTATCGGAGCGCCTGCAGCTATCAATGGAGATGAAGAGGCCACTGGTTTGTCGTGTTGTTCGACGATCGAGAACAAGTTGTGAAGTAGGGCATGATGAGATGTAG
- the LOC109723243 gene encoding 6-phosphogluconate dehydrogenase, decarboxylating 2, chloroplastic-like, protein MDSAALSRIGLAGLAVMGQNLALNIAEKGFPISVYNRTATKVDETLSRAAAEGDLPVSGHRSPRDFVLSIRRPRSVIILVKAGPPVDQTIAALSPFLDPGDSIIDGGNEWYEHTERRLREASARGLLYLGMGVSGGEDGARHGPSLMPGGHLQAYRNVEDVLARAAAQVDDGPCVTFVGEGGAGNFVKMVHNGIEYGDMQLIAEAYDVLRSAGGLSNAELAAVFDDWNRGELESFLVEITSDIFRVPDEHGGGELVDKILDKTGMKGTGKWTVQQAAELSVAAPTIAASLDSRYLSALKDERVAASDTLDSAGMPPGLLLPAARPVDKKRLVDDVRQALYASKICSYAQGMNLLRAKSDEKGWNLNLGELARIWKGGCIIRARFLDRIKQAYERNRSLPNLIVDPEFAREMVQRQPAWRRVVGLAIEAGIGAPGMSASLAYFDTYRRARLPANLVQAQRDYFGAHTYERVDRPGSFHTEWSKIARQSKAGVLN, encoded by the coding sequence ATGGATTCGGCGGCGCTGTCGCGGATCGGCCTCGCGGGGCTGGCGGTGATGGGCCAGAACCTGGCGCTCAACATCGCGGAGAAGGGGTTCCCCATCTCCGTGTACAACCGCACGGCGACGAAGGTCGACGAGACCCTCTCCCGCGCCGCCGCGGAGGGCGACCTCCCCGTCTCCGGCCACCGGTCCCCGCGCGACTTCGTGCTCTCCATCCGGCGGCCCCGCTCCGTCATCATCCTCGTCAAGGCCGGGCCCCCGGTGGACCAGACCATCGCGGCGCTCTCCCCCTTCCTCGACCCCGGCGACTCCATCATCGACGGGGGCAACGAGTGGTACGAGCACACGGAGCGCCGGCTCCGCGAGGCCTCCGCCCGCGGGCTCCTCTACCTCGGCATGGGCGTCTCCGGCGGCGAGGACGGCGCCCGCCACGGCCCCTCCCTCATGCCCGGCGGCCACCTCCAGGCCTACCGCAACGTCGAGGACGTCCTGGCCCGCGCCGCCGCGCAGGTCGACGACGGCCCCTGCGTGACCTTCGTCGGCGAGGGCGGCGCCGGCAACTTCGTGAAGATGGTCCACAACGGCATCGAGTACGGCGACATGCAGCTCATCGCCGAGGCCTACGACGTCCTCCGCTCCGCCGGCGGCCTCTCCAACGCCGAGCTCGCCGCCGTGTTCGACGACTGGAACCGCGGCGAGCTCGAGAGCTTCCTCGTCGAGATCACATCCGACATCTTCCGCGTCCCCGACGAGCACGGCGGCGGCGAGCTCGTCGACAAGATCCTCGACAAGACCGGCATGAAGGGCACCGGCAAGTGGACCGTCCAGCAGGCCGCCGAGCTCTCCGTCGCCGCCCCCACCATCGCCGCCTCCCTCGACAGCCGCTACCTCAGCGCCCTCAAGGACGAGCGCGTCGCCGCCTCCGACACCCTCGACTCCGCCGGCATGCCCCCGGGCCTCCTCCTCCCCGCCGCCCGCCCCGTCGACAAGAAGCGCCTGGTCGACGACGTGCGCCAGGCGCTCTACGCCTCCAAGATCTGCAGCTACGCCCAGGGCATGAACCTCCTCCGCGCCAAGAGCGACGAGAAGGGCTGGAACCTCAACCTCGGCGAGCTCGCCAGGATCTGGAAGGGCGGGTGCATTATTCGGGCCCGCTTCCTCGACAGGATCAAGCAGGCCTACGAGCGGAACCGCAGCCTCCCGAACCTCATCGTCGACCCGGAGTTCGCCCGCGAGATGGTGCAGCGCCAGCCTGCGTGGCGCCGCGTCGTGGGGCTCGCCATCGAGGCCGGCATCGGCGCCCCCGGCATGAGCGCCAGCCTCGCCTACTTCGACACCTACCGCCGCGCCAGGCTCCCCGCGAACCTCGTGCAGGCGCAGAGGGACTACTTCGGCGCGCACACCTACGAGCGCGTCGACCGGCCCGGGTCGTTCCATACCGAGTGGTCGAAGATCGCGAGGCAGAGCAAGGCCGGCGTGCTCAACTGA